A section of the Clostridium sp. TW13 genome encodes:
- the pheT gene encoding phenylalanine--tRNA ligase subunit beta — MKISLDWINDYVDIKDIDVQWLVSKFTITTAEIEEVHHVENDVIIEIDNKSLTNRPDLWCHYGIAREIAAITARKLKSVDYVGEQDLNCSDGEKLEVELQDKEKCLRYSAIKIDNVKVSSSPELIATRLIKCGIRPINIIVDLANYVMLDVGQPLHTFDEKGIDCIKVTSIDKEIKFKCLDDLEREVPKGTLMICNQDKPLAIAGIIGGADSAVSENTEGIILESATFEGVNVRKTASAIGVRTDASARYEKLLDTAITTVAIGRFLKLLKQYQPQVELRTLLYDNIIKPVESINISIEHKYIETYLGNTIDKSTILKILNSLQFEVQEKGSIYNIKVPTYRATKDISCKADIIEEILRVYGYDNIKGSPYKAETVCPVRNVMKDMEYSIKDLLVKKFNFNEVHSYCWYDNNWVEKLGYNYDSALKIANSSVKQFDKLRSDMAPNLLKMIYDNRKNYEEIKIFEIGRIFSMQKNELAQPKHFIAAIYSNKEEEEVYRYLKGICSYLLSNIKNIQVEYNPIKELNKACCLEIKYKNIELGYIYSIPTTALKLFGNKHVISILDINLEVLNSIEKQEIRYVPVSKYPETYLDFSILSSTDMPYECIGKIIKVFTHELLIKTQYIDTYMGANVPEGMKSTTFRMTIGDKNTTLQIEEINKVKEQFIDYLSKNGLKLR; from the coding sequence ATGAAGATATCATTAGATTGGATAAATGATTATGTAGATATAAAAGATATAGATGTGCAATGGCTTGTAAGTAAATTTACAATTACAACAGCTGAAATAGAGGAGGTACATCATGTAGAAAATGATGTGATAATTGAAATTGACAATAAATCTTTGACTAATAGACCAGATTTATGGTGTCATTATGGAATAGCTAGAGAGATTGCTGCAATCACTGCTAGAAAGTTAAAAAGTGTAGATTATGTAGGAGAACAGGATTTAAATTGTTCTGATGGAGAGAAGTTAGAAGTTGAACTTCAGGATAAAGAAAAATGTTTAAGATATTCTGCTATAAAAATTGATAATGTTAAGGTGAGTAGTTCACCAGAGCTTATAGCTACAAGATTAATAAAATGTGGTATAAGGCCAATTAATATAATAGTTGATTTAGCAAACTATGTTATGCTTGATGTTGGTCAGCCGCTTCATACTTTTGATGAAAAAGGCATTGATTGTATTAAGGTGACTTCAATAGATAAGGAAATTAAGTTTAAATGCCTTGATGATTTAGAAAGAGAAGTGCCAAAAGGTACCTTAATGATATGCAATCAGGATAAGCCTTTGGCTATAGCAGGAATTATAGGTGGTGCTGATTCTGCAGTTTCAGAAAACACAGAAGGAATAATACTTGAGTCAGCTACCTTTGAGGGTGTAAATGTAAGAAAAACAGCTTCAGCCATTGGCGTAAGGACTGATGCAAGTGCAAGGTATGAAAAACTTTTGGATACAGCAATCACAACTGTGGCCATAGGTAGGTTCTTAAAACTTTTAAAACAATATCAACCACAGGTAGAACTTAGAACATTATTGTATGATAATATAATAAAACCTGTAGAATCCATAAATATTAGCATTGAGCATAAATATATTGAAACTTATTTAGGAAATACAATAGATAAAAGTACTATTTTGAAGATATTAAATAGTTTGCAGTTTGAAGTACAGGAAAAAGGCAGTATTTATAATATAAAGGTACCAACCTACAGAGCAACAAAGGATATTAGCTGTAAAGCTGATATTATTGAAGAAATCCTTAGAGTTTATGGATATGATAATATAAAAGGCAGTCCATACAAAGCAGAAACTGTTTGTCCTGTAAGAAATGTTATGAAAGATATGGAATATTCAATAAAGGATTTACTTGTAAAGAAGTTCAATTTTAATGAGGTTCATTCTTATTGCTGGTATGATAATAATTGGGTTGAAAAATTAGGATACAATTATGATAGTGCTTTGAAAATAGCTAATTCAAGTGTTAAGCAGTTTGATAAGTTAAGAAGTGATATGGCTCCAAACTTATTAAAGATGATTTATGATAATAGAAAAAATTATGAAGAAATCAAGATTTTTGAGATTGGGAGAATATTCTCAATGCAGAAAAATGAGTTGGCTCAACCTAAGCATTTTATTGCTGCAATTTATAGCAATAAAGAAGAGGAAGAAGTGTATAGATATTTAAAGGGTATTTGTAGTTACTTATTGAGCAATATAAAAAACATTCAGGTAGAATATAATCCTATTAAAGAATTAAATAAGGCTTGTTGTCTTGAAATCAAATATAAAAATATAGAGTTAGGGTATATTTATTCAATACCAACAACTGCACTGAAGTTATTCGGTAATAAACATGTAATTAGTATTCTAGATATTAATTTGGAAGTATTAAATTCAATTGAAAAACAAGAAATTAGATATGTTCCTGTTTCAAAATATCCAGAGACCTATTTAGATTTTAGTATTTTAAGTTCTACAGATATGCCGTATGAATGCATAGGAAAAATTATTAAGGTTTTTACTCATGAACTACTAATTAAGACTCAATATATAGATACCTATATGGGAGCAAATGTTCCTGAGGGAATGAAGAGTACTACTTTTAGAATGACTATTGGTGATAAAAATACAACTTTACAAATTGAAGAAATAAACAAGGTAAAGGAGCAATTTATAGATTACCTTAGCAAAAATGGGCTAAAGCTTAGATAA
- the pheS gene encoding phenylalanine--tRNA ligase subunit alpha gives MDNLIEPLKKIAVEALEQAKTNEELEDLRIKFLGKNGELTNILKSLSKFSIDERKTIGAEANKLKAFITERISELKDEFSNNNSKGKFDDTLPGNEFEEGTYHPITIVQREIEEIFKGMGFMIADTNEVETDYYNFEALNVPKYHPARDMQDTYWLENGMVLRTQTSAGQQHIMEQFSPPIKAIIPGKCFRNEDIDASHENTFYQLEGIVIDEGISVSNLIYTMETMLSKVFERKITVRLRPGYFPFVEPGFELDIKCEICGGKGCSTCKNSGWVELLPCGMVHPNVLKYGGIDSEKYTGFAFGLGLTRLAMMKYGIPDIRVFNSGNLNILKQFK, from the coding sequence ATGGATAATCTAATTGAGCCATTAAAGAAAATTGCAGTTGAAGCTTTAGAGCAGGCAAAAACTAATGAAGAACTTGAGGATTTGAGAATAAAATTTTTGGGGAAGAATGGTGAGTTGACAAATATTCTAAAGTCTTTGAGTAAATTTAGTATTGATGAAAGAAAAACAATTGGTGCAGAAGCAAATAAGTTAAAGGCCTTTATTACAGAAAGAATTTCAGAACTTAAAGATGAATTCTCTAATAATAATTCAAAAGGTAAATTTGATGATACACTTCCGGGAAATGAATTTGAAGAAGGAACCTATCATCCAATTACTATAGTTCAAAGAGAGATTGAAGAAATATTCAAAGGTATGGGGTTTATGATAGCTGATACAAATGAGGTTGAAACAGATTATTATAACTTTGAAGCGTTGAATGTTCCTAAATATCATCCAGCTAGAGATATGCAGGATACTTACTGGTTAGAAAATGGAATGGTGTTAAGAACTCAAACTTCAGCAGGGCAGCAGCATATAATGGAGCAATTTTCTCCTCCAATAAAGGCTATAATCCCAGGAAAATGCTTTAGAAATGAAGATATAGATGCTTCTCATGAAAATACATTTTACCAGTTAGAAGGTATTGTAATTGATGAGGGGATATCAGTATCAAATTTAATTTATACCATGGAAACAATGCTAAGCAAAGTGTTTGAGAGAAAAATCACAGTAAGACTTAGACCAGGATATTTCCCTTTCGTGGAGCCAGGATTTGAGTTGGATATAAAATGCGAAATATGTGGTGGAAAAGGATGTTCCACTTGTAAAAACTCAGGATGGGTAGAGCTATTACCTTGTGGTATGGTTCATCCAAATGTATTAAAGTATGGTGGAATTGATAGTGAAAAATATACTGGTTTTGCATTTGGACTTGGTCTTACAAGACTTGCAATGATGAAATACGGTATACCTGATATTAGAGTTTTCAATTCTGGTAACTTGAATATATTAAAACAATTCAAATAA
- a CDS encoding MerR family transcriptional regulator, which produces MKIGKFVEINNLTIDTIRHYMDKGLITPEKKGGQYDFDSKCQNDLDTVLELKTMGFSLNEIKSILLYKKLAKLINYEENQCIKTLFINKDKELETQINDLSIMQQNLRLKLHQISKIQASNKTTIGVNINTLHLLKCLKCGHDLELADGNIVKNQIANGNLVCSCGERYIIESGILKLTNKDLDYDIKFDMDYIMEYMNTTSNHFLNNLYKSVDWFNKKIDFATLNSKVILELGSGIGFFLRNIYESLPNDSLYIAVDHDINRHIFLKSILEASNCKKNILFICSDFLSIPIKNHCVDTIVDISGTTNYSFENKDFLLKLTNDYTKNDSDLIGSYILFKNFVSNSQIKDAFRNNFSLKHVKQQLSELDYNIIDENISNYIDEGGKYENFFENGEKIYSYLFLGKR; this is translated from the coding sequence ATGAAGATTGGTAAATTTGTTGAAATAAATAATTTAACTATTGATACAATTAGACATTATATGGACAAGGGTTTAATAACACCTGAAAAGAAGGGTGGTCAGTACGACTTTGACTCTAAATGTCAAAATGATTTGGATACTGTTCTAGAGCTTAAGACAATGGGATTTTCATTAAATGAAATTAAGTCAATATTATTATATAAAAAATTAGCAAAACTTATCAATTATGAAGAAAATCAATGTATTAAAACTCTTTTTATTAACAAAGATAAGGAGTTAGAGACACAAATAAATGATCTTTCTATTATGCAACAAAATCTTAGGCTAAAATTACACCAAATCTCAAAAATTCAAGCTAGCAATAAAACTACCATAGGAGTAAATATAAATACACTCCATCTACTAAAATGTTTAAAATGTGGACATGATTTAGAGTTAGCTGATGGAAATATAGTAAAAAATCAAATAGCTAATGGTAATTTAGTTTGTTCTTGCGGTGAAAGATACATAATTGAGAGTGGCATTTTAAAACTTACAAATAAAGACTTAGATTATGACATTAAGTTTGATATGGATTATATAATGGAATATATGAATACTACTAGTAATCATTTTCTTAATAATCTATATAAAAGTGTGGATTGGTTCAATAAAAAGATAGATTTTGCCACTTTAAATAGCAAAGTAATCCTTGAATTAGGTTCAGGAATAGGATTCTTTTTGAGAAACATTTATGAAAGTCTACCTAACGATTCCTTATATATAGCTGTAGATCATGATATAAATAGACACATATTTTTAAAAAGCATTTTGGAAGCTTCTAACTGTAAGAAAAATATTCTTTTTATATGTTCTGATTTTCTCAGTATTCCAATAAAAAATCATTGTGTGGATACAATTGTAGATATTTCAGGAACAACTAATTACAGTTTTGAAAATAAAGATTTTTTATTGAAACTAACTAATGATTATACTAAGAATGATTCAGATTTAATCGGAAGCTATATCTTATTTAAGAATTTTGTAAGTAACAGCCAAATTAAAGATGCTTTTAGGAATAATTTTTCGTTAAAACACGTTAAGCAACAACTTTCAGAGCTTGACTACAACATAATTGATGAAAATATATCAAACTATATTGATGAAGGTGGAAAATATGAGAACTTTTTTGAAAATGGAGAAAAAATCTACTCATATTTATTTCTAGGAAAAAGATAG
- a CDS encoding MFS transporter, giving the protein MKALVISKINFLKNEELSNLTLFSAASCISLFGTSIYNLAISLYVLKITGSSLSFATTQTLSIISTILVSPFAGVLADKIDKKVLSIIGDSINGLIMICLYLLTLKYPLNISMIYISTFCLNVFSTVYGITTEAAKPNLVSKKYLMSINSISKVIESSSSIAGPMIGGIVYAFLDVKLFILINGLSFLLSALLELFINFKFNYNAEEKESLKFNILKDTFDGFTYLKSRKNIINLLGVLVALNFFMGLSITVPMPYIINNILVLNTNFFGIIEAAFPIGMILGAIIIKKAISKYSYQQIIVSTNLLLAFCMISIGVSVILHYKISNEIFYLIYFLIVMILAGTAVSCIDIPLFYILQQTVSDEFRGRVLSLGISVAKIILPVALIIAGVLMNAIPSFILPILSGILLSIFSLFFIKINY; this is encoded by the coding sequence ATGAAAGCACTAGTTATATCAAAAATTAACTTCTTAAAAAATGAAGAATTATCAAACTTAACTTTATTTTCAGCTGCAAGCTGCATATCTCTGTTTGGAACATCCATATACAATCTTGCTATTAGTCTATATGTTTTAAAAATTACTGGTTCAAGCTTAAGCTTTGCCACAACTCAAACTCTTAGCATTATATCAACAATACTTGTAAGTCCATTTGCAGGGGTACTGGCTGACAAAATTGATAAAAAAGTTCTATCTATAATTGGTGATTCTATAAACGGACTCATTATGATATGTCTTTATCTACTAACCTTAAAGTATCCACTAAATATATCAATGATCTATATAAGCACCTTTTGTTTAAATGTATTTTCAACTGTCTATGGAATTACTACAGAAGCTGCCAAACCTAACTTAGTATCAAAAAAGTATCTTATGTCAATAAATTCTATAAGCAAAGTAATAGAATCTTCCTCCTCTATAGCAGGTCCCATGATTGGTGGCATAGTTTATGCCTTTTTAGATGTTAAATTATTCATCCTAATTAACGGCCTATCTTTTTTATTATCTGCTTTACTTGAATTGTTTATAAATTTTAAGTTTAACTATAATGCTGAAGAGAAAGAATCTCTAAAATTTAATATTTTAAAAGATACATTTGACGGCTTTACTTATTTAAAGAGCAGAAAAAATATTATTAATCTCTTAGGAGTTCTTGTGGCTCTAAACTTCTTTATGGGACTTTCAATAACTGTGCCAATGCCTTATATAATAAATAATATATTAGTACTCAATACTAATTTTTTTGGAATAATAGAAGCAGCTTTCCCTATTGGAATGATTTTAGGAGCTATTATAATCAAGAAAGCCATTAGCAAATATTCATATCAACAAATTATAGTATCAACTAATTTATTGCTAGCCTTTTGTATGATATCAATAGGAGTTTCTGTTATACTCCACTATAAAATATCAAATGAAATTTTCTACTTGATATACTTCCTTATTGTTATGATCCTCGCAGGAACAGCAGTATCCTGCATTGATATACCACTCTTCTATATATTACAGCAAACAGTTTCTGATGAATTTAGAGGTAGAGTTTTAAGTCTTGGTATAAGCGTTGCAAAAATAATTCTTCCTGTTGCATTAATTATCGCTGGAGTGCTAATGAACGCTATTCCAAGCTTTATTCTACCTATATTGAGTGGCATTTTACTCTCAATCTTCAGCTTATTCTTTATAAAAATTAATTATTAA
- a CDS encoding alpha/beta fold hydrolase, with protein sequence MKEIKIYRNIIKLKNIEMFYLDTKTEGPVILCLHGLWGRAENWVDFMKKYGNQYRVIAPDQRGHGLSSKPISKYTGEEMAEDIFELLAELNIESAILVGHSMGGRTAAYLAAEHPKLIKALAILDMSAAGPEKQSSMPLEELKENDGMTQDWPLPFSSLSEASNFIKQASSSNLEYEYFMKSLVETVEGYKMLFSAKAMTAIREYYEDWFHLLPSIKCLVLLIKSSNPEEVPDDEYNKMKSMISNCIPCKMSHPDHNVHLANKEEFYEYFDEFLMKI encoded by the coding sequence ATGAAAGAAATTAAGATTTATAGAAATATTATAAAGTTAAAGAATATCGAAATGTTCTATCTAGATACTAAAACTGAAGGACCAGTTATACTTTGTTTACATGGGTTGTGGGGAAGAGCAGAGAATTGGGTTGATTTCATGAAAAAGTATGGGAATCAATATAGGGTTATTGCACCAGATCAAAGGGGACATGGACTAAGTAGTAAACCTATATCAAAGTATACTGGTGAGGAAATGGCAGAGGATATATTTGAGTTGTTAGCTGAGTTAAACATAGAGTCAGCAATTTTAGTGGGTCATTCTATGGGAGGTAGAACTGCTGCATATTTAGCAGCAGAACATCCTAAGTTAATAAAAGCATTAGCTATATTAGATATGTCAGCAGCAGGCCCAGAAAAGCAGAGTTCTATGCCTCTAGAGGAACTTAAAGAAAATGATGGAATGACCCAAGATTGGCCACTACCTTTTTCTAGTTTAAGTGAAGCAAGCAACTTTATTAAGCAAGCTTCTAGTTCCAATTTGGAATATGAGTACTTTATGAAGAGTTTAGTTGAAACTGTGGAAGGTTATAAAATGCTCTTTAGTGCAAAGGCTATGACAGCCATACGTGAATATTATGAAGATTGGTTTCATCTACTACCAAGCATAAAGTGTTTAGTACTTTTAATTAAATCAAGCAATCCTGAAGAAGTGCCAGATGATGAATATAATAAAATGAAGTCTATGATTTCTAATTGTATTCCTTGTAAAATGTCACATCCGGATCATAATGTTCACTTAGCAAATAAAGAAGAATTCTATGAATATTTTGATGAATTCTTAATGAAAATATAA
- a CDS encoding MarR family winged helix-turn-helix transcriptional regulator: MKTTDIISLISKVRESANKFIINEMDSWGIKGLVPSHGDIIFALLYREKLTMKELAEKIGKDKSTVTALVDKLIKQGYVEKAKAIDDNRVTFVALTEKGKELKPMFESISSDLMSTVYKGVSENEKEELLRILIKIKSNF, encoded by the coding sequence ATGAAAACAACAGATATAATTTCATTAATTTCAAAAGTAAGAGAAAGTGCAAATAAATTTATTATAAATGAGATGGATAGTTGGGGGATAAAAGGCTTAGTACCATCCCATGGAGATATTATTTTTGCTCTTTTATATCGAGAAAAACTGACAATGAAAGAATTGGCTGAGAAAATAGGTAAAGATAAGTCAACAGTAACTGCACTTGTAGACAAATTAATAAAGCAAGGCTATGTTGAGAAAGCAAAAGCTATTGATGATAATCGTGTAACATTTGTAGCCCTAACTGAAAAGGGTAAGGAATTGAAACCAATGTTTGAATCAATATCAAGCGACTTAATGTCTACAGTATACAAAGGAGTTTCAGAAAATGAGAAGGAGGAACTATTAAGAATATTAATAAAAATAAAAAGTAATTTTTAA
- a CDS encoding GNAT family N-acetyltransferase — translation MSKNVYEQCPIYEKELITLRKTSKEDVEDLLKCYSDEKAVPLFNSDNCNGDDFHYITMERMQKAVDFWEFSYANKYFVRWTVILNNTNEKIGTIEMFHASAEGDFNHYGILRIDLQSKYEIQSIIEDILDVSNEFFYELFGVEVVLTKAIPEASERILALKSSGFKHINRKFRNYDDYYYR, via the coding sequence ATGAGTAAGAATGTTTATGAACAATGTCCTATATATGAGAAAGAATTAATTACGTTAAGAAAAACAAGTAAGGAAGATGTAGAAGACTTACTTAAATGCTATTCAGATGAAAAGGCAGTGCCGCTATTTAATTCTGATAATTGTAATGGAGATGATTTTCACTATATAACTATGGAAAGGATGCAAAAAGCAGTTGACTTTTGGGAGTTTTCATATGCTAATAAGTACTTTGTAAGATGGACTGTAATTTTAAATAACACAAATGAAAAGATTGGAACAATAGAAATGTTTCATGCAAGTGCAGAAGGTGATTTTAACCATTATGGTATTTTGAGAATAGATCTTCAAAGCAAGTATGAGATCCAGTCAATTATAGAAGATATATTAGATGTTTCAAATGAGTTCTTTTATGAACTCTTTGGTGTTGAAGTAGTTCTTACTAAGGCAATTCCAGAAGCCAGTGAACGAATTTTGGCATTGAAGAGCAGTGGCTTTAAGCATATTAATAGAAAATTTAGGAATTATGATGATTATTACTATAGATAA
- a CDS encoding MerR family transcriptional regulator, whose product MKTKELLTVGELAKIMNITVRTLQYYDKQGLLTPSSKSEGGRRLYTKKDVVKLHQILSFKYLGFSLEDIKHKLISLDDPNDVINILNSQEKSLNSQISKLQKAVNAIQSLRDEVKQSHDVDFNKYANIISMIQQENEGYWVIKFFDDNLLTHARDKYSIEPEIARALFNKWQSLCDDIASLSEQNISPENEEGQDLAKQWWTLVMDFTEGDLSMLPKLIAFNKTKEFWTEEMMKKQKAADNFIGKALEIYFKNNSIDNPLKKED is encoded by the coding sequence ATGAAAACTAAAGAGTTATTAACAGTTGGTGAACTGGCTAAGATAATGAACATAACAGTTCGTACATTACAATATTACGATAAACAAGGATTACTAACTCCATCCTCAAAGAGTGAAGGTGGTAGGCGATTATATACAAAGAAGGATGTAGTAAAGCTTCATCAAATTCTATCATTTAAATACTTAGGATTTTCTTTAGAGGATATAAAACATAAACTAATTTCTTTAGATGATCCTAATGATGTAATAAATATATTAAATTCTCAAGAAAAATCTCTTAATTCTCAAATTTCCAAGTTACAAAAAGCAGTAAATGCAATCCAATCCTTAAGAGATGAAGTAAAACAAAGTCATGATGTAGATTTCAACAAATATGCAAATATAATCTCAATGATTCAACAAGAAAATGAAGGTTATTGGGTTATTAAATTTTTTGATGATAATCTTCTAACACATGCTAGGGATAAATACTCTATTGAACCTGAAATTGCACGAGCCCTTTTTAACAAATGGCAGAGTCTCTGTGATGATATAGCCTCACTTTCTGAACAAAATATAAGTCCAGAAAATGAGGAAGGACAAGATCTTGCAAAACAGTGGTGGACTTTGGTCATGGATTTCACTGAAGGCGACTTAAGTATGCTACCAAAACTAATTGCATTTAATAAAACCAAAGAATTCTGGACTGAAGAAATGATGAAAAAACAGAAAGCAGCTGATAATTTTATTGGCAAAGCTTTAGAAATATATTTTAAAAATAATTCTATTGATAATCCATTAAAAAAGGAGGATTAA
- a CDS encoding ABC transporter ATP-binding protein, whose amino-acid sequence MTLAIKVENLTKNYGQNSVLNDISFEINKGEIFALLGTNGAGKTTTLECIEGLKKYDSGKIFVQGKFGVQLQSASLPSNIKAIEAFTLFSKWNKTVVDISLFESLGLNEIKNKQYCQMSTGQKRRLHLALALIGNPDIIFLDEPTAGLDVEGRIALHEQIRKLKSNGKTIILSSHDMAEVEDLCDKIAILKGGKFVFMGSPSELILEMQSEITLQIKTTDPFICTNFSHSSYLKTEGSYHYFVTINISDALLEILTYLKSISNSVLDIRIIHQSLEESFLTIAKEGK is encoded by the coding sequence ATGACTTTAGCTATAAAAGTTGAAAATCTCACAAAAAATTATGGACAAAATTCTGTTCTTAATGATATTTCATTTGAAATCAATAAAGGTGAAATATTTGCACTTCTAGGTACAAATGGTGCAGGCAAAACCACTACACTTGAATGTATTGAAGGACTAAAAAAATACGACAGTGGGAAAATATTCGTTCAAGGTAAATTCGGTGTCCAATTGCAGTCAGCGTCCTTACCTTCAAATATTAAAGCAATAGAAGCATTTACCCTATTTAGCAAGTGGAATAAAACAGTTGTTGATATTTCACTTTTTGAAAGTCTTGGTTTAAATGAAATAAAAAACAAACAATATTGTCAGATGTCAACTGGACAAAAAAGGCGTCTTCATCTGGCACTAGCACTGATAGGAAATCCAGATATAATCTTTCTAGATGAACCAACTGCTGGGCTTGATGTAGAGGGTAGAATTGCACTCCATGAGCAAATAAGAAAATTAAAATCAAATGGAAAAACAATTATTTTATCAAGTCATGATATGGCTGAAGTAGAAGATTTATGTGATAAAATCGCAATATTAAAAGGTGGTAAATTTGTATTTATGGGTTCTCCTAGTGAACTGATTTTAGAGATGCAATCAGAAATAACACTGCAAATTAAGACCACTGATCCTTTTATTTGCACTAATTTTAGCCATTCTAGTTATTTAAAAACTGAAGGAAGCTATCATTACTTTGTAACTATTAATATTAGTGATGCTTTATTAGAAATATTAACTTATCTTAAAAGCATATCAAATTCTGTGCTTGATATAAGAATTATACATCAATCATTAGAAGAAAGCTTTTTAACTATTGCAAAGGAGGGAAAGTAA
- a CDS encoding ABC transporter permease, whose product MQAFLYEVLLQWKIDFRNKGILLTYYVVPLVFFGFMGGIFTTITPDSKKTLIESMSIFSITMGAILGVPVPISQTYGSDLKKSFQVGSIPMYVPVLTNFISSFVHLFIVSIIIYLTAPIFFKASIPQNIFKYFLVLAIFIVCSLSVGVILGLIIKNTSRLTMISQLIFLPSIMVSGIMFPAKLLPKFLMIISKAFPATWGFELMKATNLDLLFLTPLLIIFIICAGISFYVIKRLQLAK is encoded by the coding sequence ATGCAAGCATTTTTATATGAAGTCTTACTTCAATGGAAAATAGATTTTAGGAATAAAGGTATTTTGCTAACTTATTATGTTGTACCATTAGTTTTTTTTGGATTCATGGGAGGTATATTTACTACTATCACTCCTGATTCTAAGAAAACATTAATTGAATCAATGTCCATATTCAGTATTACTATGGGGGCGATTCTAGGTGTCCCAGTTCCAATATCACAAACTTATGGAAGTGACTTAAAAAAATCATTCCAAGTTGGTAGCATTCCTATGTATGTTCCTGTGCTAACCAACTTTATCTCATCCTTTGTGCATCTATTTATAGTCAGTATAATAATTTATTTAACTGCACCAATTTTCTTTAAAGCTTCAATCCCTCAAAACATTTTTAAATATTTTTTAGTACTAGCTATTTTTATAGTTTGCAGTTTAAGTGTTGGAGTAATTTTAGGGCTTATAATTAAAAATACATCTAGACTCACCATGATCTCTCAACTTATTTTCTTACCTTCAATTATGGTTTCTGGAATAATGTTTCCTGCTAAACTATTGCCAAAATTCCTTATGATTATAAGCAAAGCTTTTCCTGCAACCTGGGGTTTTGAGTTGATGAAAGCAACTAATTTAGATTTATTGTTTCTAACTCCTCTCTTAATAATTTTTATTATTTGCGCAGGCATCAGCTTCTATGTAATTAAAAGACTACAGCTTGCTAAATAA
- a CDS encoding HAD family hydrolase: MKQKLLKHNISVVFFDLFFTLITPKYNCLRNENDVLGISIEEWESYAEDLELYNKRATNKSITPELIIQYIIEKMKLDIAENDKTEILNLRQQRLKNALLNIDCTILDVLSDLKKGGKRICLISNADMLDMMHWDNSPLCNIFDERIFSCEVGYLKPHPQIYQIALEKMNVIPESCVFIGDGGSDELKGAKTLGMSTIATGYLLKRNEEHQKSINQFADYYIEDFNELRSILL, from the coding sequence ATGAAACAAAAACTTTTAAAACACAATATAAGTGTTGTATTTTTTGATCTATTCTTCACTTTAATCACCCCTAAATATAATTGTTTAAGGAATGAAAATGACGTATTAGGAATTTCCATTGAAGAATGGGAGTCTTATGCAGAGGATCTTGAATTATATAATAAAAGAGCTACTAATAAAAGTATAACCCCTGAATTAATAATTCAATATATTATTGAAAAAATGAAATTAGATATTGCTGAAAATGATAAAACTGAAATACTTAATTTGAGACAACAACGATTAAAAAATGCTTTGCTTAACATAGATTGTACAATTCTTGATGTTCTTTCAGACTTGAAAAAAGGTGGCAAAAGAATCTGCCTTATTAGCAATGCAGACATGCTTGATATGATGCATTGGGATAACTCCCCACTATGCAATATATTTGATGAAAGAATTTTTTCTTGTGAAGTTGGATATTTAAAACCTCATCCACAAATCTATCAAATTGCCTTAGAAAAAATGAATGTCATCCCTGAAAGTTGTGTTTTTATTGGTGATGGTGGCTCTGATGAATTAAAAGGTGCAAAAACATTAGGAATGAGCACTATAGCCACTGGCTATTTATTAAAAAGAAATGAGGAACATCAAAAGTCAATTAACCAATTTGCAGATTACTACATTGAAGATTTTAATGAACTTAGAAGTATACTATTATAA